A window from Thermoanaerobaculales bacterium encodes these proteins:
- a CDS encoding cytochrome c3 family protein, which yields MSHRFKDFEHLLRMAAMFAVGLGLFAVARGLLVPEDFGVWGHYRAGALDDNRQRPLVHAGAAACGECHDDVAASRAGGGHETIRCEACHGPLARHAAEPSDQAPALPDGGTICLRCHLPAMAKPAGFSQVEPDDHAGGEPCDVCHAAHAPRLEGT from the coding sequence ATGTCGCACCGGTTCAAGGACTTCGAGCACCTGCTACGGATGGCGGCGATGTTCGCGGTCGGGCTGGGCCTGTTCGCGGTGGCCAGGGGACTGCTGGTGCCGGAGGACTTCGGGGTCTGGGGCCACTATCGGGCCGGGGCACTCGACGACAACCGGCAGCGGCCGCTCGTCCACGCCGGCGCGGCGGCGTGCGGCGAGTGCCACGACGACGTCGCGGCGAGCCGCGCTGGGGGCGGCCACGAGACCATCCGCTGCGAGGCCTGCCACGGACCGCTTGCACGGCACGCCGCCGAGCCATCTGACCAGGCGCCGGCGCTCCCGGATGGGGGCACGATCTGCCTCCGGTGCCACCTTCCGGCCATGGCCAAGCCGGCCGGGTTTTCCCAGGTCGAACCTGATGACCACGCCGGCGGTGAGCCCTGCGACGTCTGCCACGCCGCGCACGCGCCACGCCTCGAGGGGACGTGA
- a CDS encoding sugar phosphate nucleotidyltransferase codes for MSVDHDLAQAVTVLILGGGRGIRLYPLTQLRAKPAVPVGAKYRLIDIAISNAINSGMEQMHVLTQFNSVSLHRHIHRAYRFGAFSKGYVQILAAQQTPHGQGWFQGTADAVRQYINVFRDLECDYVLILAGDHMYRMDYRQLLRDHVEHRADITVGVKPCSESEIGEFGAARVDASGRIVEFREKPSSAAAREGMEADPALLAAHGVSSDLPYLASMGIYMFNKGALLDVLDSSLVDFGRDIIPSETGRRRVQGHFFHGYWRDIGTIRAFFDAHMDLVKPEPPFSFHDRTWPIYTRPRYLPGARLSGCRFNHVVLGEGSRIVDSEVEDAVIGLRSDIRGAKIKRALVMGVDSHYPEIPGAPPVGIGEGSEIRDAIIDKNARIGRRVRIVNQAGVQDADGDGWAIREGIVVVPKNSVIPDGTVV; via the coding sequence ATGAGCGTCGATCACGACTTGGCGCAAGCGGTGACGGTTCTCATTCTCGGCGGGGGCCGCGGCATCCGGCTCTACCCCCTGACCCAGCTCCGCGCCAAGCCTGCGGTGCCGGTCGGCGCCAAGTACCGGCTCATCGACATCGCGATCTCCAACGCGATCAACTCGGGCATGGAGCAGATGCACGTCCTCACCCAGTTCAACTCGGTGTCGCTGCACCGGCACATCCACCGCGCCTACCGCTTCGGCGCCTTCTCCAAGGGCTACGTCCAGATCCTGGCTGCCCAGCAGACCCCGCACGGCCAGGGCTGGTTCCAGGGCACTGCCGACGCGGTCCGCCAGTACATCAACGTGTTTCGCGATCTCGAGTGTGACTATGTCCTGATTCTGGCCGGTGACCACATGTACCGCATGGACTACCGGCAGCTGCTGCGCGACCATGTCGAGCACCGTGCCGACATCACAGTCGGCGTCAAGCCGTGCTCGGAGTCCGAGATCGGCGAGTTCGGGGCGGCTCGCGTGGACGCGAGTGGCCGGATCGTCGAGTTCCGCGAGAAGCCGTCGTCGGCGGCGGCCCGCGAGGGGATGGAGGCCGATCCAGCGCTGCTGGCGGCTCACGGCGTGAGCTCCGATCTCCCGTACCTGGCCTCGATGGGCATCTACATGTTCAACAAGGGCGCCCTGCTCGACGTGCTCGACAGCAGCCTGGTCGACTTCGGGCGGGACATCATCCCGTCCGAGACCGGCCGCCGCCGCGTCCAGGGCCACTTCTTCCACGGGTACTGGCGGGACATCGGGACCATCCGGGCGTTCTTCGACGCCCACATGGACCTCGTCAAGCCGGAGCCGCCGTTCAGCTTCCACGATCGGACGTGGCCGATCTACACCCGGCCGCGCTACCTGCCCGGAGCCCGCCTCTCCGGGTGCCGCTTCAACCATGTCGTGCTCGGCGAGGGCTCCCGCATCGTCGACTCCGAGGTCGAGGACGCGGTGATCGGCCTGCGCTCGGACATCCGCGGCGCCAAGATCAAGCGCGCCCTGGTGATGGGCGTCGACAGCCACTACCCGGAAATCCCCGGCGCGCCGCCGGTCGGCATCGGCGAGGGGAGCGAGATCCGCGACGCGATCATCGACAAGAACGCCCGCATCGGGCGCCGCGTCAGGATCGTCAACCAGGCCGGGGTCCAGGATGCCGACGGCGACGGCTGGGCGATCCGTGAGGGCATCGTGGTCGTGCCCAAGAACAGCGTGATCCCCGACGGCACCGTGGTCTGA
- a CDS encoding tetratricopeptide repeat protein codes for MIVSRVVAAVALAGAVLAMAGQPRDLQSLGAALDDAVRSYDAAAATAVLSEARVARASADSPQLAELHARAALAVAELLRIELEGLAAGETEQRRLLGLRIDAAAEDGLQALGGLPETSDRQRTLADLIATMIRSDFRAKKHEQSFKAAVARALELDQGNARAWVSSAKPFLFAEPEQGGDVAEALRRLDRALELDPGLEPARLLRAVAHEKAGDPEAAERDWRAALRANPQCRPAREQLESRP; via the coding sequence GTGATCGTGAGCCGGGTCGTCGCCGCCGTCGCGCTTGCCGGGGCCGTGCTCGCGATGGCCGGGCAGCCGCGGGACCTGCAGTCGCTGGGCGCAGCGCTCGACGACGCGGTTCGAAGCTACGATGCGGCCGCGGCGACGGCGGTGCTGTCCGAGGCGCGGGTTGCGCGGGCGTCCGCCGACTCGCCGCAGCTCGCCGAGCTGCACGCTCGGGCCGCGCTGGCGGTCGCCGAGCTGCTGCGGATCGAGCTCGAGGGGCTCGCGGCCGGCGAGACGGAGCAGCGGCGGCTGCTCGGACTGCGCATCGATGCGGCCGCGGAGGACGGCCTGCAGGCGCTCGGCGGCCTGCCGGAGACCTCCGACCGGCAGCGCACCCTGGCCGACCTCATCGCGACCATGATCCGCTCCGACTTCAGGGCCAAGAAGCACGAGCAGTCGTTCAAGGCCGCGGTCGCGCGAGCTCTGGAGCTCGACCAGGGCAACGCCAGGGCGTGGGTCAGCTCGGCCAAACCGTTCCTCTTCGCCGAGCCCGAGCAGGGAGGCGACGTGGCCGAAGCGCTGCGCCGGCTCGACCGGGCGTTGGAGCTCGATCCCGGGCTGGAGCCGGCCCGCCTGCTGCGCGCCGTCGCTCACGAGAAGGCGGGGGATCCGGAGGCTGCCGAGCGCGACTGGCGGGCCGCCCTGCGCGCCAACCCGCAGTGCCGTCCGGCCCGGGAGCAGCTGGAATCGCGCCCTTGA
- a CDS encoding MMPL family transporter — MSWRRTVAVALVAVTAAAAVVASRVRVDNRLERWVDTVAAEAARYREFREMFGSDEFVVVALSGAPIFDPQSLDAMVAAQERLEAVPGVTRVDSLAAVYRDLYGGEDPQSLEEEATSTPFYRGLLLSDDAKVAAMLVEVDPAAEPEARHRMVGELRRAAEPLRAQGFSVDLVGSTVLVDALDELSRQEALRTFPAALAASMLVLALLVRSWRGMAVAAVCSGATVLLTLGVMVAVGRQLHMMSSALPSLLWVLSLGNSVHILQRYQRLREQHSVDDAVSEAVADATLPGTLATLTTALGFLSLATASMAPVREVGLFAALGLTLSLPVNLVLGPELTRLLRVPARRSVARAGAHWSARTVLRRPRLVLAVAALVAVAAAALIPRIRVASNPLAFLPSGHEVARAYRSTAERIAGFYSLEVVLTSELPWTDPRIWPVVEGLQARLESSPVVAKVVSPLDLLRKLQQWQRGFDPVAYALPSSRDEAEALVGSLDGRGRALVERLVAANGRTLRLSAVVNEMDEGRFLELAAATRQDLEGLPAGVDGWATGMVLRLVEAQQDLVSSQLRSLGFACVVIFVVIALGLRSWRLGLLSLPPNVLPVIIIFALMAVTGIPLDAATVMVASVTLGISVDNNIHLLTDFRRERWLGGSRRLAAGRAADQVGAAMVVTTATTCIGFFSLCLSAFVPIREFGFLVGAAMVIGLAADLWMGPALLTAREDAP, encoded by the coding sequence ATGAGCTGGCGACGGACGGTCGCGGTGGCGCTGGTCGCGGTGACCGCCGCCGCCGCCGTCGTGGCGAGCCGGGTCCGGGTCGACAACCGGCTCGAGCGCTGGGTGGACACCGTCGCCGCCGAGGCGGCGCGCTACCGCGAGTTCCGGGAGATGTTCGGCAGCGACGAGTTCGTGGTGGTGGCGCTGAGCGGCGCGCCGATCTTCGACCCGCAGTCCCTCGACGCCATGGTCGCGGCCCAGGAGCGGCTCGAGGCCGTGCCGGGCGTGACCCGGGTCGACAGCCTGGCCGCGGTCTACCGTGACCTCTACGGCGGCGAGGACCCGCAATCGCTCGAGGAGGAGGCGACGTCGACCCCGTTCTATCGCGGGCTGCTGCTGTCCGACGACGCGAAGGTCGCCGCGATGCTGGTCGAGGTGGACCCGGCGGCCGAGCCGGAGGCGCGCCACCGCATGGTCGGGGAGCTGCGCCGCGCGGCCGAGCCGCTGCGCGCCCAGGGCTTCTCGGTCGACCTGGTGGGCTCCACGGTCCTGGTGGATGCGCTCGACGAGCTGTCGCGGCAAGAGGCCCTGCGCACCTTCCCGGCAGCGCTGGCGGCGTCGATGCTGGTGCTGGCGCTGCTGGTGCGGTCGTGGCGCGGGATGGCGGTGGCCGCCGTCTGCTCGGGCGCCACCGTGCTGCTGACTCTCGGCGTGATGGTGGCGGTCGGCCGCCAGCTCCACATGATGTCGTCGGCTCTGCCGTCGCTGCTGTGGGTGCTCTCGCTCGGCAACAGCGTCCACATCCTGCAGCGCTACCAGAGGCTGCGCGAGCAGCACTCGGTGGACGACGCGGTCAGCGAGGCGGTGGCCGACGCCACCCTTCCCGGCACGCTGGCGACCCTGACCACGGCGCTCGGCTTCCTGTCGCTGGCCACCGCGAGCATGGCGCCGGTGCGCGAGGTCGGCCTGTTCGCCGCGCTCGGGCTGACGCTGTCGCTGCCGGTCAACCTGGTGCTCGGCCCGGAGCTGACCCGGCTGCTGCGGGTGCCGGCGCGGCGCTCGGTGGCCAGGGCGGGAGCGCACTGGAGCGCCCGCACCGTGCTGCGCCGGCCGCGGCTGGTGCTGGCGGTGGCGGCGCTGGTGGCGGTGGCGGCCGCGGCGTTGATTCCCCGCATCCGGGTGGCGTCCAACCCGCTCGCCTTCCTGCCCTCCGGTCACGAGGTGGCGCGCGCCTACCGGTCGACCGCCGAGCGGATCGCCGGCTTCTACTCGCTCGAGGTCGTGTTGACGAGCGAGCTGCCCTGGACCGATCCGCGCATCTGGCCGGTGGTCGAGGGGCTCCAGGCGCGGCTCGAGTCGTCGCCGGTCGTCGCCAAGGTGGTCAGCCCGCTCGATCTGCTGCGCAAGCTCCAGCAGTGGCAGCGGGGCTTCGACCCCGTTGCGTACGCGCTGCCCTCCTCCCGCGACGAGGCCGAGGCCCTGGTCGGCAGCCTCGACGGGCGCGGCCGGGCGCTGGTCGAGCGGCTGGTTGCCGCCAATGGGCGGACGCTGCGCCTGTCCGCAGTCGTCAACGAGATGGACGAGGGCCGCTTCCTCGAGCTGGCGGCCGCGACCCGACAGGATCTCGAGGGGCTGCCGGCCGGCGTCGACGGGTGGGCCACGGGCATGGTGCTGCGGCTGGTCGAGGCCCAGCAGGACCTGGTGTCGTCGCAGCTGCGCTCGCTCGGCTTCGCCTGTGTGGTGATCTTCGTCGTCATCGCGCTCGGCCTGCGCTCGTGGCGCCTGGGCCTGCTGTCGCTGCCGCCGAACGTGCTGCCGGTGATCATCATCTTCGCGCTGATGGCGGTGACCGGCATTCCGCTCGACGCGGCAACGGTGATGGTGGCGAGCGTGACCCTCGGCATCTCGGTCGACAACAACATCCACCTGCTGACCGACTTCCGGCGCGAGCGCTGGCTCGGCGGATCGCGTCGGCTGGCGGCAGGCCGGGCGGCGGACCAGGTCGGCGCGGCAATGGTGGTGACCACGGCGACCACCTGCATCGGCTTCTTCTCGCTGTGCCTGTCGGCCTTCGTCCCGATCCGGGAGTTCGGCTTCCTGGTCGGCGCCGCCATGGTGATCGGGCTGGCGGCCGACCTCTGGATGGGGCCGGCGCTGCTGACCGCGAGGGAGGACGCACCGTGA
- a CDS encoding NAD(P)/FAD-dependent oxidoreductase encodes MSDRDLVIVGGGPAGLATAIRGRLAGLGVTVLDGSQPPIDRPCGEGLMPEGADQLEALGVRVVEGRQRAFYGIRYLDGATVAEGLFDGRPGVGIRRPVLHEALTGRAAALGADLQWGCEVRGLTERGVDTERGEVRGRLVVGADGRGSRVRRWAGLDGRPPRAGRFGVRRHYRMAPWSDRVEVHWGDGCEAYVTPVAADLVGVVLMWSGRAGGFDDLLARLPSLAGRVAGAPSASRDAGAGPFGARARTVAAGRVALVGDAACCLDPITGEGVALALGSADALIAAIAAGDLGRYRSAQARLARAPARLNRLVQLLEKRPRLRRRVITGLASRPQLFNRFLAARRGTAATAGGAVLLLGWQLLGPGQ; translated from the coding sequence ATGAGCGATCGTGATCTCGTCATCGTCGGCGGCGGACCGGCGGGTCTCGCGACCGCGATCCGGGGCCGCCTGGCCGGCCTCGGCGTCACGGTTCTCGACGGGTCGCAACCGCCGATCGACCGGCCCTGCGGCGAGGGTCTCATGCCGGAGGGCGCCGATCAGCTCGAGGCGCTCGGGGTCCGGGTGGTGGAGGGCCGGCAGCGGGCGTTTTACGGGATCCGCTACCTCGACGGCGCCACGGTCGCGGAGGGGCTGTTCGACGGCCGGCCGGGCGTCGGGATCCGCCGGCCCGTCCTGCACGAAGCGCTCACCGGTCGGGCGGCGGCGCTCGGCGCCGACCTGCAGTGGGGCTGCGAGGTCCGCGGGCTGACCGAACGCGGCGTCGACACCGAGCGCGGCGAGGTGCGTGGCCGCCTCGTCGTCGGCGCCGACGGGCGGGGCTCCCGGGTCCGGCGGTGGGCAGGCCTCGACGGCCGGCCGCCCCGGGCGGGCCGCTTCGGGGTGCGGCGGCATTACCGGATGGCGCCGTGGTCCGACCGGGTCGAGGTGCACTGGGGCGACGGCTGCGAGGCCTACGTCACCCCGGTGGCCGCCGACCTGGTCGGCGTGGTCCTGATGTGGAGCGGCCGCGCCGGCGGCTTCGACGACCTGCTGGCCAGGCTGCCGTCGCTCGCCGGGCGGGTGGCGGGAGCTCCCTCGGCGTCACGCGACGCCGGGGCCGGGCCGTTCGGCGCCCGCGCGAGGACGGTCGCCGCGGGGCGGGTGGCACTGGTTGGCGACGCCGCCTGTTGTCTCGATCCGATCACCGGCGAGGGGGTGGCGCTCGCGCTCGGGTCGGCCGATGCGCTGATCGCGGCGATCGCCGCCGGCGACCTCGGACGGTACCGCTCGGCGCAGGCCCGGCTGGCGCGGGCGCCGGCGCGGCTGAACCGGCTGGTGCAGCTGCTCGAGAAACGGCCGAGGCTGCGGCGGCGGGTGATCACCGGCCTCGCATCCCGGCCGCAGCTGTTCAACCGGTTCCTGGCGGCGCGGCGAGGGACTGCGGCCACGGCCGGCGGCGCGGTGCTGCTGCTCGGCTGGCAGCTGCTGGGGCCCGGCCAATGA
- a CDS encoding fatty acyl-AMP ligase, whose translation MSGDLTTLPELLERAAGHGDAGLRFVDGAESAGWFPWPLVRERALDGCGRLQARGVSPGDRVALVLPTSIEFFDAFFGVLLAGAVPVPLYPPVRLGRLDEYAARTARMLELVRATVVVTDRRVRRLLGPAVAAARPRLGCVVLDELADSDPHPAPGAPQDLALVQFSSGTTVDPKPVALSHRAVVAQTLRLKAYWPQPEGRTVDSGASWLPLYHDMGLIGCVLPALEHPGTLTLIPPELFIARPALWLQTISRHRATISPAPNFAYGLCLDKIRDEELDGVDLSCWRIALNGAEPVAPRVLRGFCERFARWGFSSAAMTPVYGLSEAALAVTFSDVAAPFQARRFDREQLARAGRAVDAADGVELVALGRPLPDFALAIVDDAGAELAPGQVGHLLVRGPSLMDGYLDQPEATAGVLRDGWLDTGDLGFLHDGQLYLTGRAKDVLILRGRNHSPHEVEDAVDSVAGARAGCAVAVSWLPEGDSGERLLLLVEARRDVPGSDYPRIARECAGAVRAAAGLDPDHVEVLVPGTLPRTSSGKLRRAETLRRWLAGELDPPAAVTPLRVLAAAARSRLAFARMRLDSDERS comes from the coding sequence TTGAGCGGCGATCTGACGACGCTCCCTGAGCTGCTCGAGCGCGCCGCCGGTCACGGCGATGCCGGCCTGCGTTTCGTGGACGGCGCCGAGAGCGCCGGCTGGTTCCCGTGGCCGCTCGTCCGCGAGCGGGCGCTCGACGGGTGCGGCCGGCTGCAGGCTCGCGGGGTGTCGCCCGGCGACCGCGTCGCCCTGGTGCTGCCGACGTCGATCGAGTTCTTCGACGCCTTCTTCGGCGTGCTGCTGGCGGGCGCGGTGCCGGTGCCGCTGTACCCGCCGGTGCGTCTCGGCCGGCTCGACGAGTACGCCGCGCGGACAGCGCGCATGCTCGAGCTGGTGCGCGCGACGGTCGTGGTCACCGACCGGCGGGTGCGCCGGCTGCTCGGGCCGGCGGTGGCGGCCGCGCGGCCGCGGCTCGGCTGCGTCGTGCTCGACGAGCTGGCGGACAGTGACCCGCACCCCGCGCCGGGCGCCCCGCAGGACCTGGCGCTCGTGCAGTTCTCGTCGGGCACCACCGTCGACCCGAAGCCGGTGGCTTTGAGCCACCGCGCGGTGGTGGCGCAGACGCTGCGGCTCAAGGCGTACTGGCCGCAGCCCGAAGGCCGGACGGTGGACAGCGGCGCGAGCTGGCTGCCGCTCTACCACGACATGGGTTTGATCGGCTGCGTGCTGCCGGCGCTCGAGCACCCCGGCACGTTGACGCTGATCCCGCCCGAGCTCTTCATCGCCAGGCCCGCGCTGTGGCTGCAGACGATCTCGCGCCACCGGGCGACGATCTCGCCGGCGCCCAACTTCGCCTACGGCCTCTGCCTGGACAAGATCCGTGACGAGGAGCTGGATGGGGTCGACCTGTCGTGCTGGCGCATCGCACTGAACGGTGCCGAGCCGGTGGCGCCGCGGGTGCTGCGCGGGTTCTGCGAGCGCTTCGCGCGTTGGGGCTTCTCCTCAGCGGCGATGACTCCGGTCTACGGGCTGTCGGAGGCCGCCCTCGCAGTGACCTTCTCCGACGTCGCGGCACCGTTCCAGGCCCGCCGCTTCGACCGCGAGCAGCTGGCGCGCGCGGGCAGGGCAGTGGACGCGGCCGACGGCGTCGAGCTGGTGGCGCTCGGGCGGCCGCTGCCCGACTTCGCGCTGGCGATCGTCGACGACGCGGGCGCCGAGCTCGCGCCGGGCCAGGTAGGCCACCTGCTGGTGCGCGGCCCGTCCCTGATGGATGGCTATCTCGACCAGCCGGAGGCGACCGCCGGGGTGCTGCGCGACGGCTGGCTCGACACCGGCGACCTCGGCTTCCTGCACGACGGCCAGCTCTACCTCACGGGCCGCGCCAAGGACGTGCTGATCCTGCGCGGCCGCAACCACTCGCCGCACGAGGTGGAGGACGCGGTCGACTCGGTTGCCGGCGCGCGCGCGGGGTGCGCAGTCGCCGTGTCGTGGCTGCCCGAGGGCGACAGCGGCGAGCGCCTGCTGCTGCTCGTCGAGGCCAGGCGCGACGTGCCCGGCAGCGATTACCCGCGGATCGCGCGCGAGTGCGCGGGAGCGGTGCGGGCCGCGGCCGGCCTCGACCCCGACCACGTCGAGGTGCTTGTCCCGGGGACGCTGCCCAGGACCTCGTCCGGCAAGCTGCGGCGGGCCGAGACGCTGCGCCGCTGGCTGGCGGGTGAGCTCGACCCACCGGCCGCCGTCACTCCGCTGCGTGTGCTTGCCGCCGCCGCCCGCTCGCGCCTGGCGTTTGCCAGGATGCGGCTGGACTCCGATGAGCGATCGTGA
- a CDS encoding acyl carrier protein encodes MNDQEILEGIGEVARRHLGFTGELRPGQRLAEDLELDSLKMLTLAVEVENRFRICLDPSSEARIATVGDLAAEVGRQLERRSDDAP; translated from the coding sequence GTGAACGACCAGGAGATCCTCGAAGGCATCGGCGAGGTCGCCCGCCGGCATCTGGGCTTCACGGGAGAGCTGCGGCCGGGACAACGGCTGGCGGAGGACCTCGAGCTGGACTCGTTGAAGATGCTGACCCTCGCGGTCGAGGTCGAGAACCGGTTCCGGATCTGCCTGGACCCGTCGAGCGAGGCGCGGATCGCGACCGTCGGCGACCTGGCGGCGGAGGTGGGGAGGCAGCTTGAGCGGCGATCTGACGACGCTCCCTGA